One genomic segment of Rhizobium gallicum bv. gallicum R602sp includes these proteins:
- a CDS encoding type I secretion system permease/ATPase: MNHISKHTLSADRSLRFGSTGRVDETLTGACMSAIDEAVASLRKLTENRTAPAQSVSPAEPKAEKAPEPIENPAEETVPLIPLGSRAIPGPERSTEQAKAGQTVAKTTPDTPVVPLKTPGDQSEAKANPAIPFGKTIDGNRGPIRENERRQRNDGGNNGKTPDFGGGGGGGGGGASFHKRSEPVNFAVSLARGIAAVRRNMVIVMAFTIAINVLLLAIPLYLFQISDRVLTSRSIDTLVMLTVAVLGAVILQAFMDSIRRFILMRTAVELEVQLGAPILSAAARASLHSNGRDYQTLQDLQQLRSFLTSGTLIAFLDAPLMPLFVVVVYLVHPHLGLIIMTCCAVLFVIAYLNQKFTARQFAEANGYLSRANFHLDSMSRNSQIINALAMIPEAVKMWGRETAGSLKSHVSAQDRNIVFSGVSKACRMITQVALLGWGAHLSLSGEMTGGMVIAASIVSGRALAPIEGAIEGWQQFNKSASAFGRIKQLLITSPLNFPRLRLPNPEGRLDVERILFVPPPQKKVILNGISFSLKKGESLAIIGNSGSGKTTLGKMLVGSILPTSGNVRLDLMDLRNWDQRQFGESIGYLPQDVQLFPGTIKANISRMRDDVEDQQIFEAAVLADVHELIASFPQGYETIVAADGSPLSGGQKQRIALARAFFGDPRFVVLDEPNSNLDSQGEAALARALIHAKKKGITTVTITQRPALLQCVDKILLLKEGSVAMFGERTEVMEALSKNNGRQPPRIEGNDNGE, from the coding sequence GTGAATCATATTTCAAAACATACGCTTTCCGCCGACCGCTCGCTCAGGTTTGGCAGTACCGGCCGCGTCGACGAAACGCTGACGGGTGCCTGCATGTCGGCGATCGACGAAGCCGTTGCGAGCCTGCGGAAGCTCACGGAGAACCGCACGGCGCCGGCGCAGTCCGTTTCGCCCGCCGAGCCGAAGGCCGAAAAAGCCCCCGAGCCGATCGAAAATCCAGCCGAGGAGACGGTCCCGCTGATCCCGCTAGGCTCGCGCGCCATCCCGGGTCCCGAGCGGTCGACGGAACAGGCGAAGGCCGGGCAAACCGTTGCCAAGACAACGCCTGACACGCCCGTCGTACCGCTCAAGACGCCGGGTGATCAGAGCGAGGCAAAGGCCAATCCCGCTATTCCCTTCGGCAAGACGATCGACGGCAATCGCGGGCCAATCAGGGAGAACGAGCGCCGCCAGCGCAACGACGGCGGCAACAACGGCAAGACCCCCGATTTTGGCGGTGGCGGCGGTGGTGGCGGTGGCGGCGCCAGCTTCCACAAGCGTAGCGAACCGGTGAACTTTGCCGTTAGCCTCGCAAGGGGTATTGCAGCTGTCCGGCGCAACATGGTCATCGTCATGGCCTTCACGATCGCCATCAACGTATTGCTGCTTGCGATCCCTCTCTATCTCTTCCAGATTTCCGACCGCGTGCTGACGAGCCGTTCGATCGACACGCTGGTCATGCTCACGGTTGCCGTTCTGGGCGCCGTCATCCTGCAGGCCTTCATGGATTCGATCCGGCGCTTCATCCTGATGCGCACGGCGGTCGAGCTCGAAGTGCAACTCGGGGCGCCGATCCTGAGTGCCGCCGCTCGCGCATCGCTGCACAGCAACGGCAGGGACTACCAGACGCTGCAGGATCTGCAGCAGTTGCGGTCCTTCCTGACCTCGGGCACGCTCATCGCCTTTCTCGATGCACCGCTGATGCCGCTCTTCGTCGTCGTGGTCTATCTGGTGCATCCACATCTCGGTCTCATCATTATGACCTGCTGCGCAGTGCTCTTCGTCATCGCCTATTTGAACCAGAAGTTCACGGCGCGGCAGTTCGCAGAGGCGAACGGTTATCTCAGCCGCGCGAACTTCCACCTCGATTCCATGTCGCGCAACTCGCAGATCATCAATGCGCTCGCCATGATCCCCGAGGCGGTGAAGATGTGGGGCCGAGAGACGGCCGGCTCGCTGAAATCGCATGTCTCGGCGCAGGATCGGAACATCGTCTTTTCCGGCGTCTCGAAGGCCTGCCGCATGATCACGCAGGTCGCGCTGCTCGGCTGGGGCGCGCATCTGTCGCTTTCGGGCGAGATGACGGGCGGCATGGTGATTGCAGCCTCGATCGTTTCGGGCCGCGCGCTGGCGCCGATCGAAGGTGCAATCGAAGGCTGGCAGCAGTTCAACAAGTCGGCGTCTGCCTTCGGCAGAATCAAGCAGCTGCTGATCACCTCGCCGCTGAACTTTCCGCGGCTGCGGCTGCCCAATCCGGAAGGCCGGCTGGATGTCGAGCGTATTCTCTTCGTACCGCCGCCGCAGAAGAAGGTGATCCTGAACGGCATCTCCTTCTCGCTGAAGAAGGGCGAATCGCTGGCGATCATCGGCAATTCCGGCTCCGGCAAGACGACGCTCGGCAAGATGCTCGTCGGCTCGATTCTGCCGACTTCCGGCAACGTGCGCCTGGACCTCATGGACCTGCGCAACTGGGACCAACGGCAGTTCGGCGAAAGCATCGGCTATCTGCCGCAGGACGTTCAGCTCTTTCCCGGTACGATCAAGGCCAACATATCGCGCATGCGCGACGACGTCGAAGACCAGCAGATCTTCGAGGCGGCCGTGCTTGCCGACGTGCACGAGCTGATCGCGAGCTTCCCACAGGGCTACGAGACGATCGTTGCCGCCGATGGTTCTCCGCTTTCCGGCGGCCAGAAACAGCGTATCGCGCTTGCCCGTGCGTTCTTCGGCGATCCGAGGTTCGTCGTTCTCGACGAGCCGAACTCCAACCTCGATTCGCAGGGCGAGGCAGCGCTTGCACGTGCCCTTATCCATGCGAAGAAAAAGGGAATCACGACGGTAACGATCACGCAGCGCCCCGCCCTGCTTCAGTGCGTCGACAAGATCCTGCTTCTGAAGGAGGGCTCCGTCGCCATGTTCGGCGAGCGTACCGAGGTCATGGAAGCGCTTTCCAAGAATAACGGCCGGCAGCCGCCGCGTATCGAAGGTAACGACAATGGTGAGTAG
- a CDS encoding helix-turn-helix transcriptional regulator: MFMTASKTGDADQSRKFGPAGDTILVIANADLFSECLAEALAKKFAGCEVVSKGYSKAMLENDANDAKLVLFYHIASPELNEALQVVRENHPSTSIGLVVEAIDMLEPYINRLVEARVIDGVLPLNLRLDVFMAAVDLLMKGGEHFPSALLNRLTGAQPEKSLYETKSVAAAGAGTLRLRQGDVTALTTREVQILDLICKGTQNKIIADELHLSENTVKVHVRNIYKKMNVRNRTEAASRFFNNEAGNASGRWRN; encoded by the coding sequence ATGTTCATGACGGCGTCGAAGACGGGGGATGCCGACCAAAGCCGAAAGTTCGGCCCGGCCGGAGATACAATACTGGTCATTGCAAATGCGGATTTATTCTCCGAATGCCTGGCAGAGGCTTTGGCGAAGAAATTCGCAGGCTGCGAAGTGGTCAGCAAGGGCTACTCGAAAGCCATGCTGGAAAACGACGCGAATGACGCCAAGCTCGTACTCTTCTATCATATAGCAAGCCCCGAACTGAACGAGGCGCTTCAGGTCGTGCGGGAAAACCACCCGTCGACGTCGATCGGTCTCGTGGTCGAGGCGATCGACATGCTGGAGCCCTATATAAACCGGCTGGTCGAAGCGCGGGTCATCGATGGCGTGCTGCCGCTCAATCTCCGCCTCGACGTGTTCATGGCGGCGGTCGACCTTCTGATGAAGGGCGGCGAGCATTTCCCATCGGCGCTGCTTAACCGGCTCACGGGCGCACAGCCGGAGAAATCGCTTTACGAGACGAAGTCGGTTGCTGCAGCCGGTGCCGGCACTTTGAGGCTTCGCCAAGGCGATGTCACCGCGCTCACCACCCGCGAAGTGCAGATCCTGGATCTGATCTGCAAGGGTACGCAGAACAAGATCATCGCCGATGAGCTGCACCTTTCCGAAAACACGGTGAAGGTTCACGTACGCAACATCTATAAGAAGATGAATGTCCGCAACCGCACTGAAGCCGCTTCACGCTTCTTCAACAATGAAGCCGGCAACGCATCGGGCAGGTGGCGAAACTAG